The following proteins are co-located in the Armatimonadota bacterium genome:
- a CDS encoding fibronectin type III domain-containing protein codes for MTSIRTSWWGRHISYALLATMVLGLTPLCAGTAAAQGHNRTVLLFAVSDESASGLPELRKVATDSLQMAIDQLPQLECTEFSRTSPLVRRAAAEGRVLPTQLELGPSSPRDAVAIGHALNVDTVVLASIQSYRSTQQPRAVEVIISGQAYDVKPNYDEEAGDPVAKPQVAQAFGVVGTSRKLPGYQGSDRPLAREALDEAAYRVARVLSGATISEVAKPTPKAAKKSNGTKILAYLAAVGLLAYLVSESGGDDAAGPSPDAVPPTVLPLQVEGTDTIRLRWQEPTGTSFTVLRYQIQRRVNNGEWSFFGSGGSSADVSRTATEYPDFGVSTGNSYSYRMRVIYTNQKVSEWVMFQGISL; via the coding sequence ATGACCTCTATTCGAACCAGCTGGTGGGGGCGCCACATTAGCTACGCCCTGCTGGCAACCATGGTGCTGGGCCTCACCCCGCTGTGCGCCGGCACGGCCGCTGCACAGGGACACAATCGCACTGTGCTACTGTTTGCCGTCTCCGATGAGAGCGCAAGCGGCCTGCCCGAACTCAGGAAGGTTGCCACCGACTCTCTGCAGATGGCCATAGACCAGTTGCCGCAGCTTGAGTGCACTGAGTTCTCGCGCACGTCCCCCCTCGTGCGAAGGGCCGCTGCGGAAGGTCGAGTGCTGCCCACGCAGCTGGAGCTTGGGCCGTCCAGTCCGCGAGACGCGGTCGCTATTGGCCACGCGCTGAATGTGGACACTGTGGTGCTTGCGAGTATCCAGTCTTACCGCAGCACCCAGCAGCCCCGAGCCGTCGAGGTCATCATCTCGGGCCAGGCCTATGACGTGAAGCCCAACTACGACGAGGAAGCGGGCGACCCCGTTGCCAAACCGCAGGTTGCCCAGGCATTCGGCGTGGTAGGCACGAGCCGCAAGCTCCCCGGTTACCAGGGCAGCGACCGCCCTCTTGCACGAGAGGCCCTCGACGAGGCCGCATACCGCGTAGCCCGGGTGCTGAGCGGCGCCACTATCAGCGAAGTCGCCAAGCCCACCCCCAAGGCGGCCAAGAAGAGTAATGGCACCAAGATCCTGGCCTATCTGGCCGCGGTCGGTCTCCTGGCCTACCTGGTGAGCGAGTCTGGCGGCGACGACGCTGCCGGGCCCAGTCCCGACGCCGTGCCTCCCACCGTCCTTCCGCTGCAGGTCGAGGGGACGGACACGATCCGGCTGCGCTGGCAAGAGCCCACGGGCACCTCATTCACCGTGCTGCGCTATCAGATTCAGCGCCGAGTAAACAATGGTGAATGGTCCTTCTTCGGTTCCGGCGGCTCCAGTGCCGATGTAAGCCGCACCGCCACCGAATACCCTGACTTCGGCGTGAGCACAGGGAACTCCTATTCATACCGGATGCGCGTCATTTACACGAACCAGAAGGTCTCCGAGTGGGTAATGTTCCAGGGGATCTCTCTGTGA
- a CDS encoding S8 family serine peptidase: MRRFGQERSAHRSPVASLIILAGLIATSAFASAAPAGWDDLAGPLRALTSAGSALQQVEVTFRSPQDAACTDLSALGAIVEYRRDCRAQCLVPARNLLALAALPQVAQVSEPARPITCQGFGAVVSEAVQFTNASAMQMSGFSGAPATIAIIDIGFNGIAAAEIPAGYELVSLRSDQSTTASNHGTAMAETVADMAPGANLLLVAVDTPLSIEAAADFVAGRGVEIAVSGLVVVEGPFDGTHPLSRAVNSADASGLLWVQAAGNLARRHWSGEYTDDDGDGIHEYDKNVEGISLALNSGTFDAYLSWYQTAGTKTSQDYDLVLVDGQGNVVAQSSITQNGDDHPRERLHATVVAGTYNLQIRAVSIDESITDTFQLFIPDVDISPDTLQVAEGSLPVPAEATGAFTVGAVRGTTIDPAPYNLTAVALDNIEPFSSRGPTVTGAMKPNMVAPDACRTSLAAVGATPISAGGEFIAPNAFGTSFAAAHVAGALALLWSEDTTRSKIELRDAILRLAVDVPPPLPPAEPLPNNTYGEGRLNLRVGTDVAKPVCQITYPRSGETISTTEPVITAFLSDVGSGVKPATIVLTVDGEIINPSDIVFDAATGLLTYRVGPPSHAPLSRSSHRITLDCQDFQGNVAEQAVSSFRVSPPQVDAGLHMISLPFADLAPNTKTPSAIFGLPPDQVIVVRWVPTDATVGDKYHWWGGPAQIEDQFASFEPLDALEPPYVVSDPPAGLGYFLSIPTSAILNVSGRSLADQVSYDVKLSVGSTPPRGWNMIGCPFPDAVTWGGVEFITNGVRQDLREAIDSGVTEGILFALKKAGASYYYDFPADPLSGSVAPFQGYWLHVLKDTTLRLYNGVITGASKAPKAEKPTPSVDNWVLKFGASAAGGQDPTNYIGVSTAATDGYDAGTDVPEPPAVSSPVRVFMARHEWGTAAGQYVKDVRGAVGTSQVWDVTVECAQADTDVTLSWPEINAQVPAGVTLVLTDLDAGRDVFMRTVTGYTYRSSSANSSRRFEITATPSADRVLTMSNVQAQQAPGGTVTLAYTVNVAADVEAEILNIAGRTINRLGSRPATAGAVQTLTWNGRNIQGSRVPPGRYMVRLTARTEDGQAVNAVRTFQVTR; the protein is encoded by the coding sequence GTGAGACGTTTCGGCCAGGAACGCAGTGCTCATCGCTCCCCTGTGGCCAGCCTCATCATTCTGGCGGGGCTCATCGCCACGTCGGCGTTCGCATCAGCGGCGCCTGCCGGGTGGGATGACCTGGCCGGGCCTCTGCGGGCACTCACGTCCGCAGGTAGTGCCCTGCAACAGGTGGAGGTGACCTTCCGATCGCCACAGGATGCGGCGTGCACCGACCTCTCGGCTCTGGGCGCGATCGTTGAATACCGGCGTGACTGCCGAGCGCAGTGCCTGGTGCCTGCGCGCAACCTTCTTGCTCTGGCGGCGCTGCCACAGGTGGCTCAAGTCAGTGAGCCGGCGCGTCCCATCACCTGTCAAGGCTTCGGCGCCGTGGTAAGCGAGGCAGTCCAGTTCACCAACGCATCGGCCATGCAGATGTCGGGCTTCTCCGGAGCACCTGCAACCATCGCGATCATCGACATCGGCTTCAACGGTATCGCCGCGGCCGAGATACCTGCGGGCTACGAACTGGTCTCGCTTCGAAGCGACCAATCGACGACTGCGAGCAATCACGGCACCGCGATGGCTGAGACGGTCGCCGACATGGCCCCTGGCGCGAACCTGCTGCTGGTCGCGGTGGACACTCCCCTGTCGATTGAGGCCGCTGCTGATTTCGTGGCAGGACGCGGTGTTGAGATCGCCGTGTCAGGTCTTGTCGTGGTCGAGGGGCCGTTCGACGGCACCCATCCTCTGTCACGCGCGGTGAACAGTGCGGACGCGAGTGGTCTGCTATGGGTGCAGGCCGCCGGGAACCTCGCTCGCCGCCACTGGTCGGGTGAGTATACCGACGACGATGGCGACGGGATACACGAGTACGATAAGAACGTCGAGGGGATATCGTTGGCCCTCAACAGCGGGACCTTCGACGCCTACCTGAGCTGGTATCAGACTGCAGGCACGAAGACCAGCCAGGACTATGATCTCGTTCTCGTGGACGGCCAGGGAAACGTCGTGGCGCAGTCATCGATCACTCAAAATGGTGATGACCACCCGCGCGAGCGCCTGCATGCTACAGTGGTGGCCGGAACCTACAACCTGCAGATAAGAGCGGTGTCCATCGACGAGAGCATCACGGACACATTCCAGCTCTTCATCCCCGACGTGGACATCTCACCGGATACCCTCCAGGTTGCCGAGGGAAGCCTGCCCGTTCCCGCAGAAGCAACGGGAGCCTTCACGGTAGGCGCCGTGCGCGGAACAACAATTGACCCGGCCCCTTACAACCTGACTGCTGTCGCGCTGGATAACATCGAGCCCTTCAGTTCGCGAGGCCCCACGGTGACTGGCGCGATGAAGCCCAATATGGTCGCGCCTGACGCCTGCCGCACAAGCCTTGCCGCGGTCGGAGCAACGCCGATCAGTGCGGGAGGCGAGTTCATCGCCCCCAACGCGTTCGGCACGTCCTTCGCCGCTGCTCATGTAGCAGGAGCGCTTGCACTGCTGTGGAGCGAGGACACCACACGGTCCAAGATAGAGTTGCGCGACGCGATCCTTCGACTCGCGGTAGACGTTCCGCCACCTCTGCCCCCGGCAGAGCCGCTCCCTAATAACACCTACGGTGAGGGCCGCCTGAATCTGCGCGTCGGAACTGACGTGGCGAAACCGGTGTGTCAGATCACCTACCCGCGCAGCGGGGAAACGATCAGCACTACTGAGCCCGTCATAACCGCGTTTCTGAGCGACGTCGGTAGCGGCGTCAAGCCTGCGACCATCGTGCTCACAGTCGACGGCGAGATAATCAACCCCTCCGACATCGTGTTTGATGCGGCCACAGGACTCTTGACATACAGGGTTGGGCCGCCCTCTCACGCGCCGCTTAGCCGCAGTAGCCATCGGATCACCCTCGACTGTCAGGATTTTCAAGGGAACGTCGCCGAGCAGGCCGTGAGCAGTTTCCGCGTCTCGCCGCCCCAGGTGGACGCGGGGCTGCACATGATCTCTCTCCCCTTCGCGGACCTCGCGCCAAACACGAAGACGCCGAGTGCCATTTTCGGACTTCCTCCCGACCAGGTCATCGTCGTCCGGTGGGTTCCCACCGACGCGACTGTCGGCGACAAGTACCACTGGTGGGGTGGCCCTGCCCAAATCGAGGACCAGTTCGCCAGCTTCGAGCCTCTGGATGCACTGGAACCGCCGTACGTCGTGTCTGACCCGCCTGCCGGCCTCGGGTACTTCCTGAGCATACCGACCTCCGCCATCCTGAATGTCTCTGGCCGGAGCCTGGCCGATCAGGTGAGCTATGACGTGAAGCTGTCCGTCGGTTCGACGCCCCCGCGAGGGTGGAACATGATCGGGTGTCCGTTCCCAGACGCAGTCACCTGGGGCGGAGTGGAGTTCATCACGAACGGCGTGCGCCAGGACCTGCGCGAAGCCATCGACTCGGGGGTAACGGAGGGCATCCTGTTTGCTCTGAAGAAGGCTGGCGCTTCCTATTACTACGACTTCCCCGCCGATCCCCTCTCGGGTTCGGTAGCGCCCTTCCAGGGCTACTGGCTGCATGTTCTGAAGGACACCACGCTCCGGCTCTACAATGGCGTGATCACCGGCGCATCGAAGGCGCCCAAGGCGGAAAAGCCGACGCCCTCTGTTGATAACTGGGTGCTGAAGTTCGGCGCATCCGCGGCGGGGGGCCAGGATCCGACGAATTACATCGGTGTCTCCACCGCTGCGACTGACGGGTACGATGCCGGCACCGACGTGCCCGAGCCGCCAGCCGTGTCGAGCCCGGTCCGGGTCTTCATGGCCAGGCACGAATGGGGGACCGCTGCGGGCCAGTACGTGAAGGACGTGCGCGGCGCGGTGGGGACTTCACAAGTCTGGGACGTCACGGTGGAGTGTGCCCAGGCCGACACCGACGTGACGCTGAGCTGGCCCGAGATCAACGCCCAGGTCCCGGCCGGGGTGACCTTGGTCCTCACCGACCTCGATGCCGGACGTGATGTGTTCATGCGGACGGTCACCGGTTACACGTACAGGTCCTCGTCCGCGAACAGCAGTCGTCGCTTCGAGATCACGGCAACGCCAAGTGCCGATCGTGTGTTGACCATGAGCAATGTGCAGGCGCAGCAGGCGCCCGGGGGAACGGTGACCCTGGCGTACACGGTGAATGTCGCCGCGGACGTCGAGGCCGAGATACTCAATATCGCGGGGCGGACCATCAACCGCCTTGGTTCTCGGCCCGCGACTGCCGGCGCAGTCCAGACCCTGACCTGGAATGGCCGGAACATCCAGGGCTCCCGCGTGCCGCCGGGCCGCTACATGGTCCGGCTCACCGCTCGCACCGAAGACGGTCAGGCCGTGAACGCGGTCCGCACCTTCCAGGTGACACGCTGA
- a CDS encoding carboxypeptidase regulatory-like domain-containing protein, whose translation MRKGHALSSGIGLLIALAVFAALAGAYEAAAAPFPPVGGASTAHYDDFGRVSHHRYIGHTLPPLPRAISTAQTGGPNPDVNLTLNATGSQELQPAGVPNNNLNRVAFASNGVDEDADGRIDDTLPADANYDIWIMRPDGSEQFRVTNLPGDQIEPAYHPGSNVIAFAGNQTGRWEIYTVQLVTGVVQCLTDKQPGRKMHPTFNPDGNWIAYQCWIDSAANWDIYKMPANGSLPQQQLTTSNNDDTDPAWNPVGNPLSPAGNAILYTAKSGTLSTINWVDAETGDVETISAGGISSDKEPAWSWDGQRIAFASNRLSEGDTLPDWNIWSMFAIGELSGPEAVLISNTNVADTTDDTNPTWTAALERQPVRIVYESKRNDGVGAEPDIWATFSTDTEAPILRDLPWVNRGTDNMTRIRQFSPGDDVYFHVPVYDAGSGVGRVFVTIKDPDLKQWVIDYWSGSQSWDSGFEGYQYLEYDYYPIASVELFDDGDPANGDLTAGDGVFSGVWSIPASLASDFVIDVLAIDASAAANGQNYDSIYGFTSLVFSPKGNILFVNDYCEGQKFIWEMGFNNDAGSQWYTESFYTFNPGYSPNATNQSTTEAYSVTKDTIKTYAAGWGVDEEYSIWRIICRGPIPQGVYQYYLPTVEQQLDPVEAADPQRAPNAAPTRTVPVAERGIFWACPHAGNLWVADGSLIDAGTQADLDLFLERSGRLFVSGSDIAWALTLNGTVANDFLTNTLKATFVSDTYLGNYWMYYTPVGANRSRSQRVDLDWAVVGSSSDPVTFDPWAGTSAGPWSHYHSLAQPAVYDSDDMPDSLTTPSNWGDQTPTSHDAHPYSWRPDVIQAGPDAVKLYGYGGAEGPTAGLRYQDPISGGRLVFLSFGFESIHRGYHTPSNLPAHCKNHRATLFHNAFCWMRTGSFQGKVVDVAGSKPITDPNPIVLLWRGNHNPGDRTTAPDYAVRCQDDGTWVISGIPPGFYSMEATRPGYDIDHYDGYVVHGGWEPFIVDFAITRARPGVVTGTVTSEANDETLALVDVTVYEIPVEEDEDEGGTAGTTQTKGDEPDWDALQPVTINGKVKTIKTGVDGTYKIEDLPPGRYYIRADGTGIGYGDDWAEILITAGNTTTQDFELPAADGTLEVTVVDDADDTPIANASVQVRTQAGVRVQTGTTDATGVATFSLQPGNYLLRVAAAGYGQADGEPALVQSITTSEVTVRLTAEAGARALSGKIVSATSGAPVGNILVSLLVNDVVVATTRTLAAFVDPAGDDPEYNYIFDQDVPTGEVVVRPSPVGFTASPTERTVTVASGALVPNVNFTLNSLYVFPRGLQLVSAPYDYEGIDAATLLNVAPGDLKFAAWEASRQRYRIYPLAPADQFRLGTGYWLRLDSATDVTTPGTPAPDPTEIPLETGWNIIGDPSTRLIDLYTVMVRDQAGVTVTMQAALTEGSVDGGMFAYVLGGYQTTAILNPWVGAWIKANKPVTLIVSESAGALSAETAATKAAIRQPEDGWLASIETYVDGLQDRSALFGQAASASAGHDAGLDMSKPPAADLGPYVYTSFVGATGGSYAVDVRSAQAEDSRWTMKVATSQTGSSVTLRWPDLSAVPAEVRPVLTDLATGKSVYMRTAPSYTFVAGDAPREFEITVGPATGAPLTVSGVSAQQARGGVSQIAYTLSSAADVDVEILNVAGRLVKRVLAGESQAAGANTALWTGVSEAGTRVPRGRYLVRITARTDDGRQANAVQAFSVVR comes from the coding sequence TTGCGCAAGGGCCACGCCCTGTCCTCGGGCATCGGACTTTTGATAGCGCTGGCCGTCTTCGCCGCTTTGGCTGGGGCCTATGAGGCCGCAGCCGCACCGTTCCCTCCCGTGGGTGGAGCGTCGACTGCCCACTACGACGATTTCGGTCGCGTGAGCCACCACCGGTACATCGGGCACACGCTTCCGCCCCTGCCCCGGGCCATTAGCACCGCTCAGACCGGCGGGCCCAACCCGGACGTCAACCTCACCCTCAATGCCACCGGCAGCCAGGAACTTCAGCCTGCCGGCGTTCCCAACAACAACCTGAACCGGGTGGCCTTCGCCTCCAACGGCGTAGATGAGGATGCCGACGGGCGCATCGACGACACGCTTCCTGCTGATGCGAACTACGACATCTGGATCATGCGTCCGGATGGGTCGGAGCAGTTCCGCGTCACCAATCTGCCGGGCGACCAGATCGAGCCCGCCTATCACCCCGGGTCCAATGTCATTGCGTTCGCCGGCAACCAGACCGGGCGCTGGGAGATCTACACGGTCCAGCTCGTAACCGGGGTCGTGCAGTGTCTCACGGACAAGCAGCCCGGACGGAAGATGCACCCGACCTTCAACCCTGACGGCAACTGGATCGCCTACCAGTGCTGGATCGACAGCGCTGCGAACTGGGACATCTATAAGATGCCGGCCAACGGCTCCCTGCCCCAGCAGCAGCTCACCACCTCCAACAACGACGACACTGATCCTGCCTGGAACCCGGTGGGCAATCCGCTCAGCCCTGCGGGGAATGCCATCCTGTACACGGCCAAGTCTGGCACGCTCAGCACCATCAACTGGGTGGACGCGGAGACCGGGGACGTCGAAACCATCTCAGCCGGCGGCATCTCCAGCGACAAGGAACCGGCATGGAGTTGGGACGGCCAGCGCATCGCCTTCGCCAGCAACCGTCTTTCCGAAGGCGACACGCTGCCTGACTGGAATATCTGGTCTATGTTCGCCATCGGCGAGCTCAGTGGCCCCGAAGCGGTTCTCATCTCCAACACCAACGTTGCGGACACCACCGACGACACGAACCCCACCTGGACGGCGGCTCTGGAGCGCCAGCCGGTTCGGATCGTCTACGAATCCAAGCGCAATGACGGGGTCGGCGCAGAGCCGGACATCTGGGCCACGTTCTCCACGGATACCGAAGCCCCCATCCTGCGGGACCTGCCCTGGGTGAACCGCGGCACCGACAACATGACGCGCATCCGCCAGTTCTCGCCGGGCGACGATGTCTACTTCCACGTGCCGGTCTACGATGCCGGAAGCGGAGTGGGCCGGGTCTTCGTGACCATCAAGGACCCGGACCTGAAGCAATGGGTGATTGACTACTGGTCGGGCAGCCAGAGCTGGGACAGCGGCTTCGAGGGATACCAGTATCTGGAGTATGACTACTACCCGATCGCCAGCGTGGAGTTGTTCGACGACGGCGACCCGGCCAACGGAGACCTCACCGCCGGCGATGGGGTCTTCAGCGGCGTGTGGAGTATCCCCGCCAGTCTGGCCAGCGATTTCGTGATCGATGTCCTCGCCATTGACGCCAGCGCAGCTGCGAACGGCCAGAACTACGACAGCATCTACGGTTTCACGAGCCTGGTGTTCAGCCCCAAGGGGAATATCCTTTTCGTCAACGACTACTGCGAAGGCCAGAAGTTCATCTGGGAGATGGGCTTCAATAATGACGCAGGCTCCCAGTGGTACACCGAGAGCTTCTACACCTTCAATCCTGGCTACTCCCCGAATGCGACGAACCAGTCGACGACCGAGGCCTACAGCGTCACGAAGGATACCATCAAGACCTACGCTGCCGGTTGGGGAGTGGATGAGGAGTACTCCATCTGGCGCATCATCTGTCGCGGCCCCATTCCTCAGGGCGTATATCAGTACTACCTGCCCACGGTTGAGCAGCAGCTTGATCCGGTGGAGGCCGCCGATCCCCAGCGAGCGCCCAACGCCGCTCCCACACGGACCGTGCCTGTTGCCGAACGCGGCATTTTCTGGGCCTGCCCCCACGCGGGCAACCTGTGGGTCGCCGACGGATCCCTCATCGATGCGGGGACCCAGGCGGACTTGGACCTGTTCCTGGAGCGAAGCGGCCGCCTGTTCGTTTCCGGCAGCGACATTGCCTGGGCGCTGACCCTCAACGGAACGGTTGCTAACGACTTCCTAACCAACACGCTCAAAGCAACTTTCGTGAGCGATACCTATCTGGGCAACTACTGGATGTACTATACGCCGGTGGGTGCCAACCGCAGTCGGTCGCAGCGCGTTGACCTGGACTGGGCGGTGGTCGGCAGTAGCAGTGACCCGGTGACCTTCGACCCGTGGGCAGGCACGTCGGCCGGCCCCTGGTCCCATTACCACTCACTGGCGCAACCCGCCGTCTACGACTCGGATGACATGCCCGACAGTCTGACCACGCCGTCAAACTGGGGCGATCAGACGCCTACCTCTCATGATGCTCATCCATACTCCTGGCGACCGGACGTAATCCAGGCGGGTCCGGACGCGGTCAAGCTCTACGGTTACGGTGGCGCGGAGGGGCCTACGGCCGGCCTGAGATACCAGGACCCGATTAGCGGCGGCAGGCTTGTCTTCCTGTCCTTTGGCTTCGAGTCCATCCACCGCGGCTACCACACTCCGTCCAATCTGCCAGCGCACTGCAAGAACCATCGGGCGACGCTGTTTCACAATGCCTTCTGTTGGATGCGCACCGGCAGCTTCCAAGGCAAGGTCGTGGATGTAGCAGGAAGCAAGCCGATTACCGATCCGAACCCAATCGTGCTGCTGTGGCGGGGCAACCACAACCCCGGCGATCGCACCACCGCGCCGGACTACGCGGTGCGCTGCCAGGACGACGGAACGTGGGTTATCTCGGGCATTCCTCCGGGCTTCTACAGCATGGAAGCCACCCGTCCGGGCTACGACATAGACCACTATGACGGCTATGTGGTCCACGGTGGGTGGGAGCCGTTCATCGTTGACTTCGCGATCACGCGGGCCCGGCCCGGCGTCGTGACCGGCACCGTGACCTCCGAGGCCAATGACGAGACACTGGCTCTCGTGGATGTGACCGTCTACGAGATCCCGGTTGAGGAAGATGAAGATGAGGGCGGCACGGCAGGAACCACCCAGACGAAGGGCGACGAGCCAGACTGGGATGCCCTGCAGCCGGTGACCATAAACGGCAAGGTCAAGACGATCAAGACCGGCGTGGACGGAACCTACAAGATCGAGGACCTTCCTCCCGGCCGGTACTACATCCGTGCTGACGGGACAGGGATCGGTTACGGCGACGACTGGGCGGAGATCCTGATCACTGCTGGAAACACCACCACGCAGGACTTCGAACTGCCTGCAGCCGACGGCACTCTCGAGGTTACCGTGGTTGACGATGCGGACGACACACCCATCGCCAACGCCAGCGTCCAGGTGCGCACCCAGGCGGGCGTGCGGGTGCAGACCGGCACTACCGACGCCACCGGGGTGGCCACCTTCAGTCTGCAGCCGGGGAATTACCTGCTGCGTGTGGCAGCCGCCGGTTACGGACAGGCCGATGGCGAACCGGCCCTGGTCCAGTCCATCACCACGTCGGAGGTCACCGTGCGCCTGACCGCCGAGGCTGGTGCGCGCGCCCTGTCCGGGAAGATCGTCTCGGCCACAAGTGGGGCTCCCGTAGGCAACATCCTTGTCAGCCTGCTGGTGAACGACGTGGTTGTTGCTACTACCCGCACGCTGGCCGCTTTCGTTGATCCGGCGGGCGACGACCCGGAGTACAACTACATCTTCGATCAGGATGTTCCGACCGGCGAAGTTGTGGTCAGGCCGTCGCCGGTTGGCTTCACCGCAAGCCCCACTGAGCGCACGGTCACGGTCGCCAGTGGCGCGCTTGTCCCGAACGTGAACTTCACTCTCAACAGCCTCTACGTCTTCCCGCGGGGCCTGCAATTGGTCAGCGCTCCCTACGACTACGAGGGCATCGACGCGGCGACTCTCCTCAATGTGGCTCCCGGCGACCTGAAGTTTGCTGCCTGGGAGGCCTCACGACAGCGCTATCGGATCTACCCGCTCGCCCCTGCGGACCAGTTCCGCCTGGGTACGGGTTACTGGCTGCGCCTGGATAGCGCGACGGATGTTACCACGCCCGGAACTCCTGCGCCGGACCCGACGGAGATTCCGTTGGAGACGGGGTGGAACATCATCGGTGACCCGTCGACGCGACTCATCGACCTGTATACCGTGATGGTGCGTGATCAGGCCGGGGTGACCGTCACCATGCAGGCCGCCCTGACCGAGGGCTCCGTGGACGGCGGCATGTTCGCTTACGTACTCGGCGGCTACCAGACCACGGCGATACTGAACCCGTGGGTGGGGGCTTGGATCAAGGCCAACAAACCGGTCACACTGATTGTTAGCGAGTCCGCGGGGGCGCTGTCAGCCGAGACCGCGGCGACAAAGGCTGCCATCCGCCAGCCCGAGGACGGTTGGTTGGCGTCCATCGAAACCTACGTGGATGGCCTGCAGGACCGCTCTGCGCTGTTCGGGCAGGCGGCATCTGCCTCCGCCGGGCACGATGCCGGGCTCGACATGAGCAAACCGCCTGCGGCTGATCTGGGCCCGTATGTCTACACAAGCTTCGTCGGTGCCACCGGGGGCTCCTATGCCGTGGACGTGCGGTCGGCACAGGCCGAAGATAGCCGCTGGACCATGAAGGTCGCGACGAGCCAGACGGGTTCCAGCGTGACACTCCGCTGGCCGGACTTGAGTGCGGTGCCCGCCGAGGTCCGCCCTGTACTGACCGATCTCGCCACGGGGAAGAGCGTGTACATGCGGACTGCTCCCAGCTACACTTTCGTTGCTGGCGACGCGCCGCGCGAGTTCGAGATCACCGTAGGCCCGGCAACCGGGGCCCCGCTGACAGTCAGCGGAGTTTCGGCTCAGCAAGCCCGCGGTGGTGTAAGCCAAATCGCCTACACCCTCTCGAGCGCTGCAGACGTGGACGTTGAAATTCTGAACGTAGCCGGTCGGCTGGTGAAGCGGGTCTTGGCAGGCGAGAGCCAGGCGGCGGGCGCGAATACAGCGTTGTGGACCGGTGTGAGCGAAGCTGGTACTCGTGTTCCGCGAGGACGGTACCTTGTTCGAATCACCGCCCGCACCGACGATGGGCGACAGGCCAACGCGGTTCAGGCCTTCAGTGTCGTGCGCTAG